The Chaetodon auriga isolate fChaAug3 chromosome 2, fChaAug3.hap1, whole genome shotgun sequence genome segment TTCACTACACTTTCTGTCTCCTTGTGGTTGTCTAGATCTGGGACACAGCTGGCCAGGAGAGGTTCCAGTCTTTGGGTGTTGCGTTCTACCGTGGAGCAGACTGCTGTGTGCTGGTGTTTGATGTGACTGCGCCAAATACCTTCAAGACACTTGACAGCTGGAGGGATGAGTTTCTGATCCAGGCCAGCCCTCGAGATCCTGAGAACTTCCCCTTTGTGGTGCTAGGCAACAAGATTGACTTGGAGAATAGACAGGTTGGTATGAGTGGGTAGTCCCTCTGTGATGAATCGATTTTAAGACTGCTTGGTCTTAACCCATACTCATACGTGCTCAGAGAAGAATATGTGAAATAGAATTTTGTGTTCCTGAGTTTTTCTTTTGGAGAAAACCTTGAATCCATCCATATAAACTTCAGCTCACCATGTTGATGAATCTCCTTCTCCTCATACACACAGGTAACCACCAAAAGGGCCCAGGCTTGGTGTCAGAGTAAGAACAGCATCCCCTACTTCGAGACCAGCGCCAAAGAAGCCATAAATGTAGAACAGGCATTCCAGACAATTGCACGTAACGCCCTCAAACAGGTGAGTTACAGTTgcttaaaatgacaaacaaaaggCAGTGGAGACGTGTGTTTTGTTATGAGCATATCGTCATGCAATGTCCATACAACAACAAGAGCTGTAATAATTTAAATCCgttttttctgactttcttaCGTACATTTTCTCCTACgctgattgttttctctcttttgatgCCTGCcaggagacagaggtggagtTGTATAATGAATTCCCAGAGCCCATAAAACTGGATAGGAATGACAGAGCTAAACCTTcagcagaaagctgcagctgctaagGGACAACTTGGACCGTCTTCTCTCTTGGCTTTCTGAAACACCCTGTCACCAGTTACATCACCTGCACCTCGCTCCCAGGGAAGGGACTTCCCTATTGGTCTTCCTCCTTCACGCCGCTGTTCATTCCATTGACACAACCTATCACGCAGTACGCTGCACATGGATGTACAACCCCCacgcccccctcccccaccccacGTAGTACAAAAATGAATACACTAGCGCACTCTATTAAAATCCGCTGACAAACCCAGTGCCCAAAGATCACACGAGAGAAGAATGACACCCCTTCTGACCTCACAGTCCCCTGACTCGAGAGTGAGTGATCTCCTCCCCCGCCCACCAATGTTTCTGACTGTGGCCCCTGACTCTCACACTGAGTGGGCAAGACGGAGCCATGTTCAAAGAGTGCAACTGGGAACTCTAGATGGACTGGCTGATGCTCTGTAATGTGAGATGATGTTGGCTAATGTCAGCATCCCAAGagtcttctgtctttctgttttcacttcGCTTTCTTTTGCCTGTCTGTCAACAAATAATTGAGTTGAActatacgtatatatatatatattttaattggCTGATGTTATTTCTTAAGCCAATCAGAAACACATACTTGTTTTTTTGCactttctttttatgtttttgccTTTAAATGTTCTAGAGGGATGACTGATTTTGGGCAACGTCTGCTACCACACGCCTTTTGGTAAGCTTCAAATTACACCTCCTCACTTTGGTTTCCCTGCCAAATATCCCCTGAGAATCTGTTGAACACTTTGGTGATTGTACTGCCTTTTCCCCTCAAGGCTGCGTCTACATTGGTTTATAACTGCCTCACACTGCAGAAGAAATGTTCATAAGTAGAATTTCAAAGTTGATAACGCAGCCACAGCGTAAAACATGGATTAATTCCTTGATATATTAATATTTGCCTTTTATGTAACATTACTTGTACCGCTACTATTACtgctgtatgtgtttatgtccTTCATCAGACATCTTTCAATGCTATGGAATTACAATGTGTCACCAACACGGCATACACTTGTCTTCTGTCATGTCTTTGTTATTGCTGTTCTCTCTATCTGCTTGTAGCTCAGGTTGGCTAAGTACTTAATATTTTTAACGGATTGTGCATTACAGTGTATAGATGGTAAAGGTAAATGGCTGATGGATTGAACTGAAATGGATGGTCTCTCTTTCCATTTAAAGAAAAGATCCTACTTTCTGCCGTGGTATTACTCTTTCTCCTTATAGAAACAAAATCACTGCGATGCCAATGATGTTGTCAAAGAAAATTGGGACGTCAAATAATAAAACTCTTGAATATATCAATGGGTCTAGCATGCGTCTGTTTCGTTTGGTTTGTTTCTTGCAATGTCTGTTCAGACCTCACACATAAAGCGCTTCATTGACAGCGCCCTGGTCCTCTTGTTAGTGTAGCTGCACCCTCACCTGTACACCTTTATGATTCACCCGCTCCATATTTCCCATGTGATAATCAGTAAATCAGTTTATGGTGAGTAGTAAATTCAAatctcacacacagcatctATCCTCAATGTCAAAAGAGGTCAAATCAGCCAGAATTACGAACTCGAGGGTTTGCTTGGCCTTGAAGAACACGGCCAGCAGCCGATGCAATTTGAGATGTCATATCAAGAAAAAGAAGTGTCACTAACAGCATTCAGTAAAGCATGACAGTGACATCAACGTGCACAGTATCAGGACCCTGAAACGGAAGCAGCTGAGTGGAGGTCAgttattattctttttattatttacacccCTGCTGTGAGAGAGCTTCTGTAGGCcttcttcacagcagacattttggatTGTCATAGAAGTGACAGCTTTAAAAACGGCTGCATTCCTCAGAGGTGAGCCTGTTCCAGGGCCTGGGTTTGTGCGTGCTGGTTCGCTGTCATGGCTTACAGGGACACAAGGCCATCGTGGCTCCACTTGTGCATTTCCTGCTTTGACAAATCAGCTGTAATCCAGTGTGCAGACAGTCTTTTCCTTCACTGAATCTGTTTCGCTGTGCTTTGCCTCGTGGGTGAGGATCCCCAGCACAACCTCGTCTACTTGTTCAATTATATTTCCTGTAAACTTGATCTCCAGCCATCATGAGCTAAATGCTGAAAACTCACATGAAAACTCCAACTTTGTCATTCAACTGTTGGCTTTGTAAATTTTTGAGTATGAGCAAGACTAGTACAGACACCCCATCTGTCAAATCAAATAATCTGTTGAGCAAATATTTGGTGAAAGCAGTCAGCAGGTAGACGGGTGTGGCGTGTTTTGTCTCCATCAGCTTGTTATTCTATGGTAAGGGGAAAAAATAGGAATTACTCTGCTTTTTCCGTAATGTAAGTataactgaaaacacagtttaattATATGTACAGAAGATTCATAATTTACTGCTAATTTTGTTATCTCGTTGTTTTATTTCTTGGTAACTGCCCAAAACTGCGCTTTCTTTTCACCATCCGGCGCTCGGAGGCAGTGACTTCCGGTATGTTCACAGAAAAGCCCTGACAAGTGGAGCCACTTCCGCCTTTAGCCGCCTCTCATCATACAGAGACATGGTAAGAGAAATTACGCATATGTGCTGATAAACCGACGCTGTTTAACAGTTACAAACATCAGGCCGCGTACCGCTCCTCGACTAACAATGCATCCATAAAGCAGGTTTTCCTCGAGTCTTATTCGTGTTAGCTAAACAGCTAGTTAGCAAGCTAAACAGCTAGTTAGCTAGCGaacaggctaacgttagcttgtcGGTTTCCTAGCTAAAGGAGAGCACATACGAGTTCTCGTCCATCATAATGCAAACAGATGGGGAAGTAAAATGTTACAATCATTGTTCCGCGTGAGGGTGGTCGTTGCACTCTGTTGCACTGTGTAGCACTTTGTTGTTATTAACATAGAATGCGAACTACAATGATGGACAGAAGAGGACACACCTGGTGAACCAGCTGAACTGATGCTGATAACCGACGACGTTGTGTTGCACCCTCTGCTTTAAAAGAAATATACAGTACTTTAATTAACAGTTGTGTTAATGGGATATGGGTAATAGTAATAATTAGCAGACTGTTTTGCTGGTACCAGCTGTCCAGTGCATGTGTCAACACCGTGCTTATCATCTGAAGGCTGTCACTGGCTTTATTCTTCTAGTGTTGGTGGACTCACTGCTCAGCTCTGgcactgcagtttgtcagttaTTGTCACAACACTGGCTCTCAAGTTCAAGGATGCTCTAAACTTTGCAGTGATAGAGTTAATGTCTAGTTTGGGTGTGGCTGTAGGCTGTTTTGGCTCTGAGGAAGCGATTCAGCAGTTGTGTTGCCCTTTTTCAGAATGCCCAACTAGaccaaaaaaggagaaaaaggagaccaagaaggagagaaacaagagaaaaaaatacaaaaaattcACTTTGTGATTCTAATGTGATACAGCCAAGCACAACAGTGGACAGAGTGACACATACTTAAAGTAAGATGTAGATCAGGTGTAGGTGTCAACTTGACAGTCTTTTAGATGGAGCTGCATTTCTTCAGAAATTGAATATTCAGTCCATGTGAAATGATTGTAATATTAATATTTGTAATACTTTAAAAATTTGGCTTTCCTCAAGGCTCAGCTTAAGGGTACGCCGTTACAACATATAAGGTCATTTGAGTAAAATTTTCAAATTTCTAAGCTGTTCAGTCAAACCCTGTGTGACGTGTTGTGGCTTTGAGTGCACTAGTCTCTATTATCTGAATTCATTGTACAGTAGAAACTTGTCCATCCACAGGACCTGCCACAAGTCAGTTTCagttgctgctgcctgtagaTTCAAACATTCTTCTTTAGGAATGATAATCAATGTCTGTTTCTtgctctcctccctcagacGGCAACCTTACGCCCATACCTCAACGCAGTGCGTGCTACTCTCCAGGCCGCCCTCTGTCTGGAGAATTTCTCCTCACAAGTGGtggagagacacaacaaaccaGAGGTGGAAGTACGGTGAGTCTGTCACTGCAACTTTGAGTTTGACTTTGGAACAATTAAACTCAAGCAATGCACAACGTCTGAGCTCCACCTGTTAATGCCCGTGGACTGATTGTGTGACACAAAATGAATTGTGTGCATTTCTCCCACCTTCAGGAGTAGTAAAGAGTTACTCCTCCAGCCTGTGATCATCAGCCGTAACGACAAGGAGAAAGTTCTGATTGAGGGCTCCATCAACTCTGTCAGAGTCAGCATCGCCGTCAAGCAGGTTAGTCAGGCTGCTGTCCGGGTGCCAGCAGTTATGTGTTTAGATCCCAGTTTAAAACAAATGGTTGCTTAGCAGTTAGCGATTAATGTGATTGATGTATcagaagtgtttgtgtaatcCTGACTCTTCTTTTaaataatctgctgctgcaggccgATGAGATTGAAAAGATTCTGTGCCATAAGTTCATGCGTTTCATGATGATGAGAGCAGAGAACTTCTTCATCCTGAGGAGGAAACCGGTGGAGGTAGGGAGGCGCCGAAATGGGTTAAATGCACAGGGTTCCCACATATTTAGAGATGGATAATTACTCAAAATATCCTGATAAGCAGTGAGTTGTTCTGCAAAAGGTAATGTGGAACAAAAACGTAAATGACTTTGTTATATGAACTGCCATAATTTTAGAAAACACCACATTCTATTCTAGTTAATGCAGTCAGCAAAGGTAAAGATAGACAGTTCTGTTTTGTAATAACCTGAATGGTATAGAGCCTTGATTCACTTTAGTgccagttattattattaaaggtTTACGATTTTCAGCTCAAACTGTCAACTCGATTGTGAACAGGTTTTTGTCGTCCCTCTTCATTTCGCAGGGCTACGacatcagttttctc includes the following:
- the arpc4 gene encoding actin-related protein 2/3 complex subunit 4, with product MTATLRPYLNAVRATLQAALCLENFSSQVVERHNKPEVEVRSSKELLLQPVIISRNDKEKVLIEGSINSVRVSIAVKQADEIEKILCHKFMRFMMMRAENFFILRRKPVEGYDISFLITNFHTEQMYKHKLVDFVIHFMEEIDKEISEMKLSVNARARIVAEEFLKNF
- the LOC143337417 gene encoding ras-related protein rab7-like translates to MTSRKKVLLKVIILGDSGVGKTSLMNQYVNKKFSNQYKATIGADFLTKEVMVDDRLVTMQIWDTAGQERFQSLGVAFYRGADCCVLVFDVTAPNTFKTLDSWRDEFLIQASPRDPENFPFVVLGNKIDLENRQVTTKRAQAWCQSKNSIPYFETSAKEAINVEQAFQTIARNALKQETEVELYNEFPEPIKLDRNDRAKPSAESCSC